In Candidatus Sedimenticola sp. (ex Thyasira tokunagai), the following proteins share a genomic window:
- a CDS encoding LL-diaminopimelate aminotransferase, with protein sequence MIKINENYQKLQASYLFSDIAKRVNAHVDANPDEKIIRLGIGDVTRALPEACIKAFHAAVDEMATDSGFHGYGPEQGYDFLREAIAKGDFQSRGANIDADEVFVSDGAKCDSGNFQEIFSTDITVAIPDPVYPVYVDTNVMAGRSGDWSEGRYQGFVYLDGSRENGFIPDLPKEPVDLIYLCFPNNPTGAMATKEQLKQWVDYARDNKALILYDAAYEAFVQDENMPRSIYEIEGAYEVAIEFRSLSKTAGFTGTRCAYTVVPKACMAYTESGEKVSVHSLWNRRHTTKFNSVSYPVQRAAEAVYSAEGQAQVRELISYYMNNAAYIRQKMEGLGFDCIGGENSPYIWVDAKGSSWDFFDKLLNNAGVVCTPGAGFGTCGEGYIRISAFNSLENVQEAMERIAKAL encoded by the coding sequence ATGATTAAAATCAACGAAAATTACCAGAAGCTCCAGGCCTCTTATCTCTTTTCTGATATCGCAAAGCGGGTAAATGCCCATGTAGATGCAAATCCTGATGAGAAGATTATTCGCCTAGGTATTGGTGATGTCACCAGGGCGCTGCCTGAAGCCTGTATCAAGGCGTTTCATGCTGCGGTGGATGAGATGGCCACCGACAGCGGTTTTCATGGCTATGGCCCGGAACAGGGCTATGACTTCCTGCGAGAGGCCATCGCCAAGGGTGATTTCCAGTCCCGTGGTGCCAATATTGATGCCGATGAGGTGTTTGTCAGTGATGGTGCCAAGTGTGATTCTGGTAATTTTCAGGAGATATTCTCTACTGATATCACGGTCGCTATTCCCGATCCGGTCTATCCTGTCTATGTTGATACCAACGTGATGGCCGGTCGCTCAGGTGACTGGAGTGAGGGGCGCTATCAGGGCTTTGTCTATCTGGATGGTAGTCGTGAGAACGGCTTTATTCCCGATCTGCCAAAAGAGCCGGTGGATCTTATCTACCTTTGTTTCCCCAATAATCCTACCGGGGCGATGGCGACGAAAGAGCAGCTGAAACAGTGGGTTGATTATGCGCGTGATAACAAAGCATTGATTCTTTACGATGCGGCTTATGAGGCATTTGTTCAGGATGAGAATATGCCGCGTTCTATCTATGAGATCGAGGGTGCATATGAGGTGGCGATTGAGTTCCGTAGCCTCTCCAAGACCGCTGGATTTACCGGTACCCGCTGTGCCTACACCGTAGTGCCAAAAGCGTGTATGGCCTATACTGAGTCTGGAGAAAAGGTCTCTGTCCATTCCTTATGGAACCGACGCCACACCACCAAGTTCAACAGTGTCTCCTATCCGGTGCAGCGCGCAGCAGAGGCGGTCTATAGTGCTGAAGGGCAGGCCCAGGTGAGGGAGTTGATCTCCTACTATATGAATAATGCCGCCTATATCCGCCAGAAGATGGAGGGATTGGGCTTCGACTGTATTGGCGGCGAAAACTCTCCCTACATATGGGTGGATGCCAAGGGCAGCTCTTGGGACTTCTTTGATAAACTGCTCAACAATGCAGGTGTTGTCTGTACCCCTGGTGCAGGTTTCGGTACCTGTGGTGAAGGCTATATCCGCATCAGTGCTTTCAATAGTCTTGAGAATGTTCAGGAAGCGATGGAGCGTATTGCCAAGGCGTTGTAA